In Malus sylvestris chromosome 15, drMalSylv7.2, whole genome shotgun sequence, a single genomic region encodes these proteins:
- the LOC126603733 gene encoding uncharacterized protein LOC126603733 isoform X3: MHAISSKKNCALRMLFLVLWGLVYRYTVHARQLKGKFVLHKKSGFYIGQLMDLSALLKYFQTSLFHGSEAVVHKPSTPVLFEASSYN, translated from the exons atgcatgctatttcTAGTAAAAAAAATTGCGCGCTGCGCATGCTATTCCTTGTTCTATGGGGATTGGTTTACCGGTATACTGTACATGCCAGGCAATTGAAAGGAAAGTTCGTACTGCACAAGAAAAGTGGCTTTTATATTGGGCAG CTTATGGATCTTTCAGCCTTGTTGAAATATTTTCAGACAAGCTTATTTCATG GGAGCGAAGCAGTTGTACACAAACCATCTACGCCCGTTCTTTTTGAAGCATCAAGCTATAATTGA
- the LOC126603733 gene encoding HVA22-like protein k isoform X2 → MGIGLPVYCTCQAIERKVRTAQEKWLLYWAAYGSFSLVEIFSDKLISWCPMYYHMKFAFLVWLQLPTVDGAKQLYTNHLRPFFLKHQAIIDRVLVLTYSKLVFPLSLYSMEQYEFIECSLG, encoded by the exons ATGGGGATTGGTTTACCGGTATACTGTACATGCCAGGCAATTGAAAGGAAAGTTCGTACTGCACAAGAAAAGTGGCTTTTATATTGGGCAG CTTATGGATCTTTCAGCCTTGTTGAAATATTTTCAGACAAGCTTATTTCAT GGTGCCCAATGTACTACCATATGAAGTTTGCATTTCTTGTTTGGCTCCAACTTCCTACTGTTGAT GGAGCGAAGCAGTTGTACACAAACCATCTACGCCCGTTCTTTTTGAAGCATCAAGCTATAATTGATCGAGTTTTGGTGCTCACATATAGCAAATTGGTATTCCCTCTGTCTTTATATAGCATGGAGCAATATGAGTTTATTGAATGTTCCCTTGGTTAG
- the LOC126603733 gene encoding uncharacterized protein LOC126603733 isoform X1, with amino-acid sequence MHAISSKKNCALRMLFLVLWGLVYRYTVHARQLKGKFVLHKKSGFYIGQLMDLSALLKYFQTSLFHDNLIIISVVLGCPMYYHMKFAFLVWLQLPTVDGAKQLYTNHLRPFFLKHQAIIDRVLVLTYSKLVFPLSLYSMEQYEFIECSLG; translated from the exons atgcatgctatttcTAGTAAAAAAAATTGCGCGCTGCGCATGCTATTCCTTGTTCTATGGGGATTGGTTTACCGGTATACTGTACATGCCAGGCAATTGAAAGGAAAGTTCGTACTGCACAAGAAAAGTGGCTTTTATATTGGGCAG CTTATGGATCTTTCAGCCTTGTTGAAATATTTTCAGACAAGCTTATTTCATG ATAACCTCATCATTATTTCCGTTGTCCTTGGGTGCCCAATGTACTACCATATGAAGTTTGCATTTCTTGTTTGGCTCCAACTTCCTACTGTTGAT GGAGCGAAGCAGTTGTACACAAACCATCTACGCCCGTTCTTTTTGAAGCATCAAGCTATAATTGATCGAGTTTTGGTGCTCACATATAGCAAATTGGTATTCCCTCTGTCTTTATATAGCATGGAGCAATATGAGTTTATTGAATGTTCCCTTGGTTAG
- the LOC126603732 gene encoding G-box-binding factor 1-like isoform X1, with translation MGTGEEGTPSKPSKQASTPQELPTTPSYPDWSSSMQAYYGPGGTPPPFFASTVASSTPHPYMWGAQHPMMPPYGTPVPYPAMYPPGGVYAHPSMVMTPGAPQPTPEFEGKGPDGKERASTKKPKGTAGNAGLAGGKVVESGKATSGSGNDGASQSGESGSEGSSDGSDDNANNQEYGANKKGSFDKMLADGANAQNSTGTLVQASVPGKPVSMPGTNLNIGMDLWNASPAGAGAGAAKVRGNPSGPPSAGGAEHWIQDERELKRQKRKQSNRESARRSRLRKQAECEELQARVETLSNENHSLREELHRLSEECEKLTSENANIKEELTRVCGPDLVANLEQQPGGGEGNS, from the exons ATGGGGACAGGGGAAGAGGGTACTCCTTCTAAGCCTTCCAAACAAGCTTCTACACCTCAG GAATTACCAACAACACCTTCATATCCCGATTGGTCCAGCTCTATGCAG GCTTATTATGGTCCTGGAGGTACTCCGCCTCCCTTTTTCGCCTCTACTGTTGCTTCCTCAACTCCACACCCCTATATGTGGGGAGCCCAG CATCCTATGATGCCGCCATATGGAACTCCAGTTCCATATCCGGCCATGTATCCTCCAGGCGGAGTTTATGCTCATCCCAGTATGGTGATG ACCCCAGGCGCACCACAACCAACCCCAGAGTTCGAAGGGAAGGGTCCTGACGGGAAAGAGCGGGCTTCAACCAAAAAACCCAAGGGAACCGCCGGAAATGCAGGTTTGGCTGGTGGCAAGGTTGTGGAGAGTGGAAAAGCAACTTCAGGTTCAGGAAATGATGGTGCTTCACAAAG TGGTGAAAGTGGTAGCGAGGGTTCATCGGATGGAAGCGATGATAATGCTAACAATCAG GAGTATGGTGCAAACAAGAAGGGAAGCTTTGACAAGATGCTTGCGGATG GGGCAAATGCGCAAAATAGCACCGGGACACTTGTTCAGGCTTCAGTGCCTGGGAAGCCAGTCTCTATGCCTGGAACTAATCTGAATATCGGAATGGATTTATGGAATGCATCCCCTGCTGGTGCTGGAGCTGGAGCTGCAAAAGTAAGAGGAAATCCATCAGGTCCTCCTTCAGCTGGTGGTGCCGAGCATTGGATTCAA GACGAACGTGAACTGAAAAGGCAGAAAAGAAAGCAATCAAATAGGGAGTCAGCTAGGAGGTCAAGATTACGGAAGCAG GCAGAGTGTGAAGAGCTACAAGCAAGGGTAGAGACTTTGAGCAATGAGAATCATAGCCTCAGAGAAGAGCTGCATAGGCTTTCTGAGGAATGCGAGAAACTTACATCTGAGAATGCTAATATAAAG GAAGAACTGACACGAGTGTGCGGACCCGATTTGGTAGCAAACCTTGAGCAGCAGCCTGGTGGTGGTGAGGGCAACAGCTGA
- the LOC126603732 gene encoding G-box-binding factor 1-like isoform X2 encodes MWGAQHPMMPPYGTPVPYPAMYPPGGVYAHPSMVMTPGAPQPTPEFEGKGPDGKERASTKKPKGTAGNAGLAGGKVVESGKATSGSGNDGASQSGESGSEGSSDGSDDNANNQEYGANKKGSFDKMLADGANAQNSTGTLVQASVPGKPVSMPGTNLNIGMDLWNASPAGAGAGAAKVRGNPSGPPSAGGAEHWIQDERELKRQKRKQSNRESARRSRLRKQAECEELQARVETLSNENHSLREELHRLSEECEKLTSENANIKEELTRVCGPDLVANLEQQPGGGEGNS; translated from the exons ATGTGGGGAGCCCAG CATCCTATGATGCCGCCATATGGAACTCCAGTTCCATATCCGGCCATGTATCCTCCAGGCGGAGTTTATGCTCATCCCAGTATGGTGATG ACCCCAGGCGCACCACAACCAACCCCAGAGTTCGAAGGGAAGGGTCCTGACGGGAAAGAGCGGGCTTCAACCAAAAAACCCAAGGGAACCGCCGGAAATGCAGGTTTGGCTGGTGGCAAGGTTGTGGAGAGTGGAAAAGCAACTTCAGGTTCAGGAAATGATGGTGCTTCACAAAG TGGTGAAAGTGGTAGCGAGGGTTCATCGGATGGAAGCGATGATAATGCTAACAATCAG GAGTATGGTGCAAACAAGAAGGGAAGCTTTGACAAGATGCTTGCGGATG GGGCAAATGCGCAAAATAGCACCGGGACACTTGTTCAGGCTTCAGTGCCTGGGAAGCCAGTCTCTATGCCTGGAACTAATCTGAATATCGGAATGGATTTATGGAATGCATCCCCTGCTGGTGCTGGAGCTGGAGCTGCAAAAGTAAGAGGAAATCCATCAGGTCCTCCTTCAGCTGGTGGTGCCGAGCATTGGATTCAA GACGAACGTGAACTGAAAAGGCAGAAAAGAAAGCAATCAAATAGGGAGTCAGCTAGGAGGTCAAGATTACGGAAGCAG GCAGAGTGTGAAGAGCTACAAGCAAGGGTAGAGACTTTGAGCAATGAGAATCATAGCCTCAGAGAAGAGCTGCATAGGCTTTCTGAGGAATGCGAGAAACTTACATCTGAGAATGCTAATATAAAG GAAGAACTGACACGAGTGTGCGGACCCGATTTGGTAGCAAACCTTGAGCAGCAGCCTGGTGGTGGTGAGGGCAACAGCTGA